In one Magnetococcus sp. PR-3 genomic region, the following are encoded:
- a CDS encoding helix-turn-helix domain-containing protein: protein MNMNEYFPHKPYQNQDPALQGQPIGTDYPIHRLDTHTAATLAAHYEQLASQLRAYAETKQPAETRRITTQAIAKQIKEASWEALRLESDGLDKETALDHASRKFGIPQWQLAQTTETHRLGMRNHHRQRRNQEIIQMLAGGYTQYDVALRFNVSQSTVCRIHRTHRQARTALK from the coding sequence ATGAATATGAATGAATATTTTCCACACAAACCATACCAGAATCAAGACCCAGCATTACAAGGACAACCAATAGGCACTGATTACCCAATCCATCGACTAGACACACACACAGCCGCAACACTCGCCGCACACTATGAACAACTAGCATCACAACTCAGAGCCTACGCAGAAACCAAACAACCCGCAGAAACACGCCGCATAACTACCCAAGCCATAGCAAAACAGATCAAAGAAGCATCTTGGGAAGCTTTAAGACTGGAATCTGATGGACTCGACAAAGAGACAGCCCTAGACCATGCATCACGGAAATTTGGCATCCCACAATGGCAATTAGCACAAACGACCGAAACCCACAGACTTGGGATGAGGAACCATCACAGACAACGACGCAACCAAGAAATCATACAAATGCTGGCTGGCGGATACACTCAATACGACGTAGCCTTAAGATTCAACGTGTCACAGTCTACAGTTTGCCGAATACATCGAACCCACCGCCAAGCACGCACAGCGCTTAAATAA
- a CDS encoding HD domain-containing phosphohydrolase translates to MKDHAELLHRIGKLNEIGVALSEHKDTDVLLEQMLLTAQALSRADAATLYLMTENKDALTFAIMRTDSLNLAYGGSLSEPPPYPNLSLYANEKPAHHLIAVHCANTGKSINLKDAYDAGDEDFSGTREFDEKTGYRTQSVLTVALKGGRDEILGVLQLINASDNEQVIPFADDVQQTVESIAAQTAWVLKTQQIIDRSSSDSEAELDFMVHINKLNEIGIALSSEKDTNRLLEKILLGSKELTKADAGTLYRVNEDQDALKFEIIRTDSLNIAMGGTTGVEIPFPNLPLYKDGAPNLAAIAAYAAIKGQTVNIPDAYEAEGFDFSGARAFDKNMGYRTTSVLAVPMKNHENELIGVLQLINAKDSKDQIKPFSMEGQQLAESLASQAAIAITTQKLINDLKTLFEAFIQAIAGAIDDKSPYTGGHCHRVPVLAELLGKATTDIDHGEFEDWSLTDDQMYELKIAAWLHDCGKVTTPTEVVDKGTKLETIYDRVHTVDTRFEVLKRDAKIRMLEGKLAALEQNDTEMATLLEERYESLIVQYNDDREFIRTANVGGEFMADEAQERVRQIGQYRYVNADGDEQEFLSDNEIYNLNIPRGTITPEEREIINNHVVATIKMLSTIPFPKHLQDVPEIAGNHHETLIGTGYPNKLTKDQLSVQARIMAIADVFEALTARDRPYKDGKTLSQALKILGFMKKDQHVDAELFRIFIEKKVYLEYAELYLDPKQIDEVDHLKIPGYEPAPPSAQEA, encoded by the coding sequence GTGAAAGACCACGCGGAACTGCTCCATCGCATCGGAAAATTGAACGAGATTGGCGTTGCCCTCTCGGAGCATAAAGATACAGATGTTCTTTTAGAACAGATGCTTCTTACGGCACAGGCACTGAGTCGGGCAGATGCTGCAACGCTTTATCTCATGACTGAGAATAAGGATGCCTTAACGTTTGCCATTATGCGTACAGACTCCTTAAACTTGGCCTATGGCGGGAGTTTGTCTGAGCCTCCCCCCTACCCTAATCTCTCTCTCTATGCGAATGAAAAACCAGCGCATCACTTAATTGCGGTACACTGTGCCAATACGGGTAAGAGTATCAATTTAAAAGATGCTTATGATGCTGGAGATGAAGATTTTAGTGGTACCCGAGAGTTTGATGAAAAAACAGGGTATCGCACCCAATCGGTCTTGACGGTAGCTCTGAAGGGTGGCCGTGATGAAATTCTGGGTGTGCTGCAGCTGATTAATGCCTCAGATAATGAACAAGTTATTCCTTTTGCTGATGATGTTCAGCAAACCGTAGAGAGTATTGCAGCCCAAACCGCTTGGGTGCTCAAAACTCAGCAGATCATTGATCGGTCAAGCAGTGATAGCGAAGCTGAGTTGGACTTTATGGTTCATATCAATAAGCTTAATGAAATTGGCATCGCGCTCTCTTCTGAAAAAGATACAAACCGGCTGTTGGAAAAAATTCTGCTTGGCTCCAAAGAGCTGACCAAAGCAGATGCAGGGACACTCTATCGTGTTAATGAAGACCAGGATGCTCTGAAATTTGAGATCATCCGTACGGATTCTCTTAACATCGCTATGGGGGGAACCACAGGGGTTGAAATCCCTTTCCCTAATCTACCCCTTTATAAGGATGGGGCTCCTAACCTGGCAGCCATTGCTGCATATGCTGCGATTAAAGGCCAAACTGTAAACATTCCAGATGCTTATGAAGCAGAAGGATTCGATTTCTCAGGGGCTCGTGCCTTTGATAAAAATATGGGCTACCGCACAACATCTGTGTTGGCGGTGCCAATGAAAAACCATGAGAATGAGTTGATTGGTGTTCTGCAGCTTATTAATGCCAAAGATAGTAAAGATCAAATCAAGCCTTTCAGTATGGAAGGACAGCAGCTTGCGGAATCTTTAGCCTCACAGGCTGCGATTGCGATTACCACACAAAAGCTTATCAATGATTTGAAAACACTGTTTGAAGCGTTTATCCAGGCCATTGCTGGAGCGATTGATGATAAATCGCCCTATACAGGTGGTCATTGTCACCGGGTACCTGTGCTGGCAGAGCTGTTAGGTAAAGCCACAACCGATATCGATCATGGTGAGTTTGAAGATTGGTCTCTTACCGATGACCAGATGTATGAACTGAAAATTGCGGCATGGTTGCACGACTGCGGTAAGGTTACGACCCCTACGGAAGTGGTGGATAAAGGAACCAAGCTGGAGACTATTTATGACCGTGTGCATACCGTAGATACACGTTTTGAAGTCCTTAAACGTGATGCAAAAATCCGTATGTTAGAAGGTAAACTGGCTGCGCTTGAGCAAAACGATACAGAAATGGCCACTCTTCTTGAAGAGCGCTATGAGTCCCTCATTGTGCAATATAATGATGACCGTGAATTTATTCGGACCGCCAATGTGGGTGGTGAATTTATGGCGGATGAGGCACAAGAGCGGGTTCGACAAATTGGTCAATACCGGTATGTCAATGCCGATGGCGATGAGCAAGAGTTCCTTTCTGATAATGAGATTTACAATCTCAATATTCCTCGAGGAACCATTACACCTGAAGAACGTGAGATCATTAATAACCACGTAGTGGCGACCATTAAGATGCTCTCCACCATTCCGTTCCCGAAACATTTGCAAGATGTTCCGGAGATTGCGGGTAACCACCATGAGACCCTCATTGGAACAGGCTACCCCAATAAGCTAACTAAAGATCAGCTGTCGGTTCAGGCGCGTATTATGGCTATTGCCGACGTGTTTGAAGCCTTAACGGCAAGGGATCGTCCTTATAAAGATGGTAAAACCCTCTCGCAAGCATTGAAAATTCTGGGCTTCATGAAAAAAGACCAGCATGTGGATGCCGAGCTGTTCCGAATTTTCATTGAGAAAAAAGTATACCTTGAGTATGCCGAACTCTACCTGGATCCCAAACAGATTGATGAGGTTGATCACCTTAAAATTCCAGGATATGAACCTGCTCCGCCCTCAGCCCAGGAAGCTTAA
- a CDS encoding CHASE2 domain-containing protein, whose protein sequence is MGIKSTTWLRYIGSLCLLVLFILISLNWIPASLFQQLDNQIYDAKLQATMPERIDDQIVIVDVDESSLANMGRWPWSRDKLANLVDILFDHYQINSLGFDFVFAEADKGGGLEVLEQLAQGPLQQLPLFQSSLERIRPTLQRDRIFARALSERPVVMGYYFKQSEDKSGSSGKLPSPLATFEMMQTDAFPGMQPSAYGANLTILQEQAVDGGFFDNPLVDRDGVFRRVPLVQVHNQAIYGSLALSVLRTALGNPPISLSPTGDAFWLDDGAFRIPVDEDMAVMVPYLGRQGSFKYISASDVLEKKATLEQLEGRIVLMGTTAPGLLDLRSTPVQHVYPGVEIHANIIAGIIDGRLKSRPGDMFGIELLLLLVLGLLLTALLPRLSPLLGTLITGFMFAAVVVSTFLVWQQGLVMHVGLILAMISGLYIYHMAYGFFVESRNKRQISKTFGQYIPSELVDEMNETGSEVSIGGESRNMSVLFSDVRSFTTISEGLKPDELTSLMNSFLTPMTRVIHENRGTIDKYMGDAIMAFWGAPLEDPNHTRHAVISAFQMIDEMNTLSTAFKAKGWPELKVGVGINTGTMNVGNMGSEFRMAYTVLGDAVNLGSRLEGLTKQYGVDIIIGQASRAEVDDLICRELDLVRVKGKAEPIAIFEPVCFQEESDAALTEALLQYEQALVLYRQQQWDESEEILNGLKQSDAPRMIYDIYLERIAHFREESPGDAWDGVFTHTSK, encoded by the coding sequence ATGGGCATTAAATCAACCACCTGGCTACGCTACATCGGCAGCTTATGCTTGCTGGTTCTGTTTATCCTCATCTCACTCAACTGGATTCCCGCCTCTCTCTTCCAGCAGTTGGATAACCAAATCTATGATGCCAAGCTTCAGGCGACCATGCCTGAACGCATTGACGATCAAATTGTTATCGTTGATGTGGATGAAAGCTCTCTGGCTAATATGGGCCGGTGGCCTTGGTCGCGGGATAAGCTCGCAAACTTGGTTGATATACTGTTTGATCATTATCAAATCAACAGCCTGGGTTTTGACTTTGTCTTTGCTGAAGCTGACAAAGGGGGGGGGCTGGAGGTGCTGGAACAGCTGGCCCAGGGGCCTCTACAGCAGTTACCTCTTTTTCAAAGTAGCCTGGAGCGTATTCGTCCGACATTACAACGGGACCGTATTTTTGCACGTGCGCTCTCTGAGCGGCCCGTTGTTATGGGCTATTATTTTAAGCAAAGCGAAGATAAGAGCGGAAGTAGTGGTAAACTCCCCTCCCCTTTAGCAACGTTTGAAATGATGCAGACAGACGCCTTTCCTGGCATGCAACCATCCGCCTACGGTGCCAACCTGACTATATTGCAAGAACAGGCGGTAGATGGTGGATTTTTTGATAATCCATTGGTTGATCGCGATGGGGTTTTTAGGCGTGTACCTCTTGTACAAGTCCACAACCAAGCCATCTATGGATCGTTGGCCCTAAGTGTGTTGCGAACGGCGTTGGGTAATCCACCTATTTCACTCTCCCCAACGGGTGATGCTTTTTGGTTGGATGATGGTGCTTTTCGTATTCCCGTTGATGAGGATATGGCTGTCATGGTGCCCTATCTTGGGCGACAAGGTAGCTTTAAATACATCTCTGCATCCGATGTTTTGGAGAAAAAAGCGACACTGGAGCAGTTGGAGGGTCGTATTGTTTTAATGGGAACAACCGCTCCTGGCCTGTTGGATTTACGCTCCACCCCTGTTCAGCATGTGTATCCAGGGGTAGAAATTCATGCCAATATTATTGCAGGGATTATTGATGGACGGTTAAAATCACGTCCTGGGGATATGTTTGGTATTGAACTGTTACTGTTACTTGTTCTAGGTCTGCTCTTGACCGCATTGCTCCCACGTTTAAGCCCGCTGTTGGGGACATTGATCACAGGATTTATGTTTGCCGCTGTGGTGGTTAGTACCTTCCTTGTTTGGCAGCAGGGCTTGGTCATGCATGTTGGGTTAATACTGGCTATGATCAGTGGGCTTTATATTTACCATATGGCTTATGGATTTTTTGTCGAATCTAGAAACAAGCGGCAGATTTCAAAAACGTTTGGTCAATACATCCCTTCAGAACTTGTTGATGAGATGAATGAGACTGGCAGTGAGGTCTCTATTGGTGGTGAAAGCCGGAATATGTCGGTTCTTTTTTCGGATGTACGTAGCTTTACCACCATCTCTGAAGGTTTGAAACCCGATGAGTTAACCAGTTTGATGAATAGTTTTCTCACACCCATGACTCGGGTGATTCACGAAAACCGTGGCACCATTGATAAATATATGGGTGATGCCATTATGGCTTTTTGGGGGGCTCCGTTAGAGGATCCCAACCATACACGACATGCTGTTATCTCAGCTTTTCAGATGATTGATGAGATGAACACACTCTCGACAGCTTTTAAAGCCAAAGGCTGGCCTGAGTTAAAAGTTGGTGTGGGTATTAATACAGGTACCATGAATGTTGGTAACATGGGTTCAGAGTTTCGTATGGCCTATACGGTTTTAGGTGATGCTGTGAACTTAGGGTCTCGCTTGGAGGGGCTCACCAAACAGTATGGTGTGGATATCATTATTGGGCAAGCTAGCCGAGCAGAGGTCGATGATCTGATCTGCCGAGAGCTGGATCTGGTTCGTGTGAAAGGTAAAGCAGAACCCATTGCCATTTTTGAGCCTGTCTGCTTTCAAGAAGAGAGTGATGCGGCATTAACAGAGGCTTTGCTTCAATATGAACAAGCCTTGGTGCTTTACCGTCAACAGCAGTGGGATGAGTCTGAAGAGATCTTAAACGGCCTTAAACAAAGTGATGCACCGCGTATGATCTATGATATCTATCTGGAGCGTATTGCCCACTTCCGGGAAGAGTCACCTGGGGATGCATGGGACGGGGTTTTTACACACACCTCAAAGTAG
- the acpS gene encoding holo-ACP synthase yields the protein MIVGIGNDLVEIKRLERVLDKAHGPRFVQRSFTEKEQNLCEERGALQKPACYAKRFAAKEAVIKALGVGFRDGLWLTDIEILPNEWGKPCVTLHAATATWVSKHHPHGLAIHIALSDEKGMAMATAVVEAG from the coding sequence ATGATCGTCGGTATCGGTAATGATCTCGTAGAGATTAAGCGTTTAGAGCGGGTCTTGGATAAAGCACATGGTCCACGCTTTGTGCAGCGCAGTTTTACAGAGAAAGAACAGAACCTCTGTGAGGAACGTGGTGCGCTACAGAAACCGGCCTGTTATGCCAAGCGATTTGCAGCCAAAGAGGCTGTTATTAAGGCGCTAGGTGTTGGGTTTCGTGATGGGTTATGGCTAACAGATATTGAGATACTCCCCAATGAATGGGGAAAACCCTGTGTCACCCTTCATGCGGCCACGGCGACATGGGTAAGTAAGCACCACCCCCACGGTTTAGCCATCCATATAGCCTTGAGTGATGAAAAAGGTATGGCCATGGCTACCGCTGTGGTAGAAGCAGGGTAG
- the pdxJ gene encoding pyridoxine 5'-phosphate synthase, whose protein sequence is MILLGVNIDHVATLRQARGERYPDPIDAAFAAERAGADGITVHLREDRRHIQERDVSILMQTTQTKVNLEMAATDEMIKLATQWKPHDCCLVPEKRDELTTEGGLDVVGNRDRLKDAISRLHEAGIRVSLFVDPDLEQISTAGAIGAQVVELHTGTYANAPTEEVQHKELEQLHRAAHQATLNGLTVHAGHGLTYHNVQPIAKLPDLKELNIGHAIIAHAVMVGMEPAIVEMKRLMREAVMAG, encoded by the coding sequence ATGATTCTACTGGGTGTGAATATTGATCATGTAGCCACTCTCCGCCAAGCCAGAGGGGAGCGCTACCCAGATCCCATTGATGCCGCTTTTGCCGCTGAGCGCGCCGGTGCCGATGGTATTACTGTTCATCTAAGGGAAGACCGCCGTCATATCCAAGAGCGAGATGTCTCCATTCTTATGCAGACCACCCAGACTAAGGTCAACTTGGAGATGGCTGCAACCGATGAGATGATCAAACTGGCCACACAATGGAAACCGCACGATTGCTGCTTGGTCCCAGAAAAACGGGATGAACTGACGACTGAAGGTGGATTAGATGTGGTGGGTAATCGAGATCGCCTTAAGGATGCCATCTCGCGCCTACATGAGGCGGGCATTCGCGTCTCTCTTTTTGTAGATCCAGATTTAGAACAGATCTCAACCGCGGGTGCCATTGGCGCTCAAGTGGTTGAACTCCATACGGGGACCTATGCCAACGCCCCAACGGAGGAGGTTCAGCACAAAGAGCTGGAACAGCTTCACCGGGCCGCCCACCAAGCCACGTTAAATGGGTTAACCGTGCATGCGGGACATGGGTTGACATACCATAATGTGCAGCCCATTGCTAAACTGCCTGACTTAAAAGAGCTGAATATTGGCCATGCCATTATCGCCCATGCCGTTATGGTTGGCATGGAGCCCGCAATCGTAGAGATGAAACGACTCATGCGTGAAGCGGTTATGGCTGGATGA
- a CDS encoding YhdP family protein has translation MLRKVVKWSIGLLLGLPALLVALLLLWFAVAPPEIDALRDQIEQEVEARLGIPVHIAGMKLKTSSSLLDLHLEGVTLYDAPRSRPLVRIDDLRVRLKPWNIKELLHGRIPLEIFILNGDTFAVKHDRTHEWSIAGQTLPQWQAQFQPSQLVATPAVKPAKLHPLIQPLAEYGQDLLARLEVATVRLTNLSLAILHMPKPNTPLQAVGRLNLINAQLQNRVGSSPLNWTMRGDFMPRWGAEKGDNPITYQLQGALQKRGRWHLSGKVDHVQPSRWHHLLGPSGKTLAGMQFPISVDFRVHGGGDEPWKSSWYAKLDKGQWDTQGLFRWPIPITSLTAKGQAIEDKDPAKGWLLDIKQFDFRNRHGRAQGKVKMTHMGLSSSPYIDLTATAGGIDTKEARYFYPPEHMHPSLVEWLDTALLDGYIPHADVRIKGRTYDIPFVPNGSRKANGTFLVKAKVKKLDLAYFPQLPPIHDADVDLTFANEKMTAHVKGGSLGKSKNVRGSAIIPDILNGDQTLIVDAKVDGHMRSIWQDVIQNPHLKWGDHVGLEGADFEGKGLFSLKMKLPLNHSIDVRYDTQLDFHQASAHLPFLNQPIEQTSGILRVDNDLLDLNVHQAIFDGLPVDGTIKAADYAVDGQSDLQMSFHSTLQGKRLKDRLQPFLEKPPALQGPVDLQVTLQRPSGREVYASEVKLDLSRMQIPNYKGLEKKETDPGIISFKGDFHPQRLSIDLQKLNIKLGNLTAHGHGFWQQGKDETQIILKDLQLGNSQGHIHFRQGGLDPQAAAYRLEGTFSTLDLTHWQSRNHKTVVNNKEKTPFKMVWKPEKLRHIPQRPSIVILKADQVQLANDIRAQNLQLKARLDAKNLHIDSGEFFIDDKAVNVAGQLSWQNRVGEGAYQGILDFRSDDLGRVLAGANIHDGMSGGKGVFQLKLDGQASPNQSLISSLSGTGSLTVEKGSIKQLRLLSNILSLLSVQELPRLLFGKRPDLKREGFYFDKLAGSFKLDQGKWHSDKVEVTGPSMKMVISGDMNLTSQKMELLVGVRPLQSLDAIISSVPVLGQLLAGGREALLETQFSVAGEMEDPKILLKPISALAPGIVRDILQASGKALSGGASKKTDQPTENVPQKLQTPINSGPSTAPLTGDAP, from the coding sequence ATGCTGCGTAAAGTTGTGAAATGGAGTATCGGGCTGCTGCTTGGGCTTCCTGCACTTCTGGTCGCTTTGCTTCTTTTGTGGTTTGCAGTTGCCCCACCCGAAATTGATGCCCTGCGCGATCAAATAGAGCAAGAGGTTGAGGCACGGCTCGGCATACCTGTGCATATCGCTGGAATGAAGCTCAAAACCAGCTCATCACTTCTCGATCTGCACCTGGAAGGGGTTACCCTTTATGATGCACCACGTAGCCGGCCTTTGGTTCGGATTGATGATTTGCGTGTTCGATTAAAACCATGGAATATCAAAGAGCTGCTTCATGGTCGCATTCCCCTGGAAATTTTTATTCTTAATGGCGATACCTTTGCCGTCAAGCATGACAGGACCCATGAATGGTCCATCGCAGGGCAAACCCTACCTCAATGGCAAGCTCAATTTCAGCCTTCTCAGCTTGTGGCCACACCTGCTGTTAAACCGGCAAAACTGCACCCTCTTATTCAACCCTTGGCTGAATATGGGCAAGATCTTTTGGCACGGTTGGAGGTCGCAACAGTCCGCTTAACCAACCTTAGCCTTGCCATTTTGCACATGCCTAAGCCCAATACTCCCCTACAAGCTGTTGGTCGTTTAAACCTCATTAATGCCCAACTACAAAACCGTGTAGGAAGTAGCCCCTTAAACTGGACGATGCGTGGAGATTTTATGCCGCGGTGGGGGGCTGAAAAAGGGGATAACCCCATTACTTACCAGTTACAGGGGGCATTACAGAAAAGAGGTCGGTGGCATCTGTCAGGAAAAGTTGACCATGTTCAACCAAGCCGCTGGCATCATCTACTGGGCCCTTCAGGCAAAACCTTGGCTGGTATGCAGTTTCCCATATCGGTGGATTTCAGAGTCCATGGAGGGGGAGATGAACCGTGGAAAAGCAGCTGGTATGCCAAACTTGACAAAGGGCAGTGGGATACACAAGGACTCTTCCGTTGGCCTATTCCCATTACCTCTCTAACAGCTAAAGGCCAAGCTATTGAAGATAAAGACCCTGCAAAAGGGTGGTTGCTGGATATTAAACAGTTTGATTTCCGTAACCGACATGGACGGGCACAGGGCAAAGTTAAAATGACCCATATGGGGCTATCCAGCTCCCCATATATTGACCTGACAGCAACCGCAGGGGGGATTGATACCAAAGAGGCCAGATACTTCTATCCTCCAGAACATATGCACCCCTCATTAGTCGAATGGCTTGATACCGCTTTATTAGATGGCTACATCCCCCATGCCGATGTCCGGATTAAAGGGCGTACGTATGACATTCCTTTTGTGCCTAACGGTTCCAGAAAAGCCAACGGGACATTTTTGGTTAAAGCCAAGGTGAAAAAGCTGGACCTTGCCTACTTCCCACAGTTGCCCCCTATTCACGATGCCGATGTCGATCTGACCTTTGCCAATGAAAAGATGACAGCCCATGTTAAAGGGGGTTCGTTGGGGAAGAGCAAAAATGTGCGCGGGTCAGCCATTATTCCAGATATACTCAACGGCGATCAAACCCTGATTGTTGATGCCAAAGTCGATGGGCATATGCGCTCTATCTGGCAGGATGTCATTCAAAATCCCCACCTTAAATGGGGCGATCATGTAGGTTTGGAGGGTGCGGATTTTGAAGGAAAAGGGCTGTTCTCTTTAAAGATGAAGCTACCCCTCAATCACTCTATTGATGTCCGTTATGACACCCAATTAGACTTTCACCAGGCTTCCGCTCATTTACCTTTTTTAAATCAACCTATTGAACAAACAAGCGGCATTCTACGCGTTGATAATGATTTGCTGGATCTTAACGTTCACCAGGCGATATTCGATGGCCTACCCGTAGATGGCACCATTAAGGCAGCAGATTATGCCGTTGATGGACAGAGTGACCTGCAGATGTCTTTCCACAGCACCTTGCAAGGAAAGAGACTAAAGGATCGATTGCAACCTTTTTTAGAAAAGCCCCCAGCCCTGCAAGGCCCGGTAGATCTACAAGTAACCCTGCAACGCCCCAGCGGCCGTGAGGTCTACGCAAGTGAAGTAAAACTTGACCTTAGCAGAATGCAGATCCCTAACTATAAAGGTTTGGAAAAAAAGGAGACCGACCCAGGAATCATCTCCTTCAAAGGAGACTTCCACCCCCAACGACTCTCCATTGATTTGCAAAAACTGAACATCAAACTTGGCAATCTTACCGCTCATGGACATGGCTTTTGGCAACAGGGCAAAGATGAGACGCAAATTATTTTAAAAGATCTACAGTTGGGGAATAGCCAAGGTCATATACATTTTCGCCAAGGGGGATTAGACCCACAAGCAGCTGCTTACCGCTTAGAAGGTACGTTTTCTACCTTAGATCTCACCCACTGGCAGAGCCGCAACCATAAAACCGTGGTGAACAACAAAGAAAAAACACCGTTTAAGATGGTTTGGAAACCCGAAAAGCTGCGACATATACCACAACGTCCCTCCATTGTTATTCTCAAGGCTGATCAGGTCCAGCTGGCAAATGATATTCGAGCGCAGAACCTGCAACTGAAAGCAAGATTGGATGCCAAAAACCTACACATTGATTCAGGTGAATTCTTTATCGATGACAAAGCCGTAAACGTAGCTGGTCAGCTAAGTTGGCAAAATCGGGTAGGCGAGGGGGCTTATCAGGGTATTTTAGATTTCCGCAGTGATGACCTGGGCCGGGTATTGGCCGGCGCAAACATTCATGATGGTATGAGTGGAGGAAAAGGGGTCTTTCAGCTCAAACTGGATGGTCAAGCTTCACCTAACCAGAGTTTAATCAGCTCTTTATCTGGAACGGGCTCTTTGACTGTGGAAAAAGGCAGCATCAAGCAACTGCGGCTTTTATCCAACATACTCAGCTTACTTTCCGTACAAGAGCTCCCAAGATTACTCTTTGGTAAACGCCCAGATTTAAAACGAGAAGGCTTTTACTTTGATAAGCTTGCAGGTTCCTTTAAGCTTGATCAAGGAAAATGGCATAGTGATAAAGTTGAGGTCACAGGGCCATCCATGAAAATGGTGATCTCGGGGGATATGAACCTCACTTCTCAAAAAATGGAACTACTGGTTGGGGTACGACCATTACAGAGCCTTGATGCCATCATTAGCAGTGTTCCAGTACTGGGACAGCTTCTTGCTGGAGGCCGGGAAGCCCTCTTGGAGACACAGTTTAGTGTCGCAGGAGAAATGGAAGACCCAAAAATTCTTCTCAAACCCATCTCAGCATTGGCACCCGGCATTGTGCGTGATATTTTGCAAGCATCGGGCAAAGCACTAAGTGGTGGAGCGTCAAAAAAAACAGACCAACCCACAGAGAACGTACCACAGAAGTTACAAACCCCGATAAACTCAGGGCCCTCGACAGCACCTCTCACTGGGGATGCACCTTAA